A part of Halictus rubicundus isolate RS-2024b chromosome 4, iyHalRubi1_principal, whole genome shotgun sequence genomic DNA contains:
- the LOC143353279 gene encoding waprin-Thr1: MIAKGTILVVTLCLFVAATNAQLSYQSGHCPLKNSVSKCTPRCVSDYQCSMNEKCCPNKCGSTSCVEASAISTGSGYKGSQNDAVYCGGVKCGPYQKCQFDRITKREKCVRT, translated from the exons ATGATTG CGAAAGGAACGATTCTGGTAGTGACGCTGTGCCTGTTTGTCGCCGCGACGAACGCCCAGCTATCTT acCAAAGTGGACACTGCCCGCTAAAAAACAGCGTATCAAAATGCACTCCAAGATGCGTTTCGGATTACCAGTGCTCGATGAATGAAAAATGCTGTCCAAACAAATGTGGAAGCACATCGTGCGTAGAAGCGAGTGCTATCAGTACTGGAAGCGGGTACAAAGGATCACAAAATG acGCAGTTTATTGTGGAGGCGTAAAATGTGGACCGTATCAAAAGTGCCAGTTCGACCGCATTACAAAAAGGGAAAAATGTGTTCGTACATGA
- the LOC143353278 gene encoding antileukoproteinase yields the protein MKLLLVTLLITLTLAGTHGQIRYEPLAEKPGSCPPSLTVQICSETCLSDSDCLGAGKCCSTNCGGFICSRPVTMRPRNRQVKPGSCPAVPKGRWVCSPTCSSDGDCRGTRKCCKNRCGALACQEPDVEKVESVDMSVVPLPGRPNNFPRNPYYTSMNPYNVNRNPYEIPRNPNNYPFFNYNY from the exons ATGAAGTTGCTTCTGGTTACTTTATTGATAACGCTAACCTTAGCCGGCACTCACGGTCAAATTCG ATACGAACCGCTCGCCGAGAAACCAGGATCCTGCCCGCCATCTCTGACGGTTCAGATCTGCAGCGAAACCTGTCTCTCCGATTCCGATTGTTTAGGAGCCGGCAAGTGCTGTTCGACTAATTGCGGAGGATTCATCTGTTCGAGACCTGTGACAATGCGACCAAGAAATCGGCAAG TAAAGCCAGGGTCCTGCCCAGCAGTGCCAAAAGGACGATGGGTGTGTTCGCCAACTTGCAGCAGTGACGGCGATTGCAGAGGAACGCGGAAGTGCTGTAAAAATCGTTGCGGCGCTTTAGCCTGCCAGGAGCCGGATGTTGAGAAGGTCGAATCTGTTGATATGTCGGTTGTCCCGTTGCCAGGAAGACCGAACAACTTCCCCAGGAATCCGTACTACACCAGTATGAATCCGTACAACGTCAACAGGAATCCCTACGAAATCCCTAGAAACCCAAACAACTACCCCTTTTtcaattacaattattaa